One stretch of Bombus affinis isolate iyBomAffi1 chromosome 4, iyBomAffi1.2, whole genome shotgun sequence DNA includes these proteins:
- the LOC126915338 gene encoding JNK-interacting protein 3 isoform X6, translating to MSQIEMDQETVYGTHEDSHVVMSEKVQSLAGSIYQEFEKMIARYDEDVVKDLMPLLVNVLECLDISYTENQEREVELELLREDNEQLVTQYEREKQLRKASDQKLLELEDVAEDERKELLSKIDSLESIVRMLELKTKNSHDHVVRLEEKEAELKREYTRLHERYTELFKTHVDYMERTKMLVGSTERLENSSSGRGPSRLPSLGLTHMSRSSGPLSYGFQSLEASINAEDVDQESPPNVVSNLRTEMLDSSSEAAIETSDKSQLTDKPVQANKTTAISRHESPETEIPPPLVTPTSPTVEKLATSGGRSRTEREQRSGNTLYQELSFQDADALGEMDEGADITGSWVHPGEYASSVNDNFFGMGKEVENLIMENNELLATKNALNIVKDDLIVKVDELTSEQEILREEVRGLQQTRERLRQKVTTLEEELKKVKEEAEAAAKAAKSDDEEDVSLAQRKRFTRVEMARVLMERNQYKERFMELQEAVRWTEMIRATKTDPSSISSGKVSVWKFFSSLFTGPADRGALVRGPNTLPHMRYSAPTNQVVPAPPLDTMRRRTLKGRHEFFDQGDTISSEKLVARRANERREQYRQVRAHVRKEDGRLHAYGWSLPGKPSAPVRQPVPVPVYCRPLQESEPGMKIWCGAGVNLSGGKTRDGGCMVGGSVFYAAEAQEVSTNTKNEVEDAVEHLDKELQENENQRVEAEQLEQHLSSLVWICTSTQKMSKVTVIDANNPADILEVFSVCQGHLLCIASVPGAKESDYTQAMNEDPVQTANGVNENDNHEVNTTSNTEQNTQKNKQETQASVEKNKNESENVSEEQNNENVKKSDDVNQSITTEPQSSENVDSETINLGKVYFVKANLEASNSQLDEKEDENEEKENKVEEDAPIEKMSSIQPTMWLGAQNGTVFVHSAVAKWSVCLHSVKLKDAALAIVHVQGRVLVALADGTVTLFRRGPDGQWDLSQYHVITLGSPQHSIRCMAAVSGKTVWCGYRNKIHVIDPVLMTVECTVDAHPRRESQVRQLAWLGEGVWVSIRLDSTLRLYHAHTYQHLQDVDIEPYVSKMLGTGKLGFSFVRITALLISSNRLWIGTGNGVIISVPLSESAGGSMAVSRVQVGNAKGDAPGVGIRIFASDRGVTPGSYIPYCSMAHAQLSFHGHRDAVKMFVAVPGHGGQSAVSDGSQPAMLVLSGGEGYIDFRVGDGEDTEDTMERSNSAIAANAEEHGEQSHLIVWQVQCPLPVPMNG from the exons ATGAGTCAAATAGAGATGGATCAAGAAACTGTGTATGGGACCCATGAGGATAGTCATGTGGTCATGTCAGAGAAAGTGCAATCTCTGGCTGGTAGTATTTATCAAGAATTTGAAAAAATGATAGCACGTTATGACGAAGATGTGGTCAAGGACCTAATGCCCCTCCTAGTCAATGTCTTAGAATGTCTAGACATATCTTATACTGAAAACCAAGAGCGTGAAGTTGAATTAGAGTTATTAAGGGAAGACAATGAACAACTTGTTACACAATATGAAAGGGAAAAACAATTAAGAAAAGCATCTGATCAG AAATTGCTGGAGCTTGAAGATGTAGCAGAAGATGAAAGAAAAGAACTTTTATCAAAAATTGATAGTTTGGAATCAATTGTAAGAATGCTGGAATTGAAAACAAAGAATTCACATGATCACG tTGTTCGTcttgaagaaaaagaagctgAATTGAAACGTGAATATACTCGACTACATGAGAGATATACGGAACTATTTAAAACGCATGTAGATTATATGGAAAGGACAAAGATGTTAGTTGGAAGTACAGAGAGATTAGAAAATTCATCTAGTGGTCGTGGTCCATCTCGTTTACCATCTCTTGGCTTAACTCACATGTCTCGAAGTTCTGGACCATTGAGTTATGGCTTTCAGAGCTTAGAAGCTAGCATAAATGCAGAAGATGTTGACCAGGAAAGTCCACCAAATGTTGTTTCTAATTTAAGAACTGAAATGTTGGACAGTAGCAGTGAAGCTGCTATTGAAACATCTGATAAAAGTCAATTAACAGATAAACCAGTACAAGCAAACAAAACAACTGCAATTTCTAGAC ATGAAAGTCCAGAAACTGAAATACCTCCACCTTTGGTTACACCGACATCACCGACTGTAGAAAAGTTAGCTACTTCTGGTGGAAGAAGCAGAACAGAAAGAGAACAACGAAGTGGTAACACATTGTACCAGGAACTCAGTTTTCAAGATGCTGATGCATTGGGTGAAATGGATGAAGGAGCAGATATTACTG GTAGTTGGGTACATCCTGGGGAATATGCCTCGTCGG TCAATGACAACTTCTTTG ggATGGGAAAAGAAGTGGAAAACCTTATTATGGAAAACAATGAATTGCTAGCTACAAA AAATGCGCTTAACATTGTAAAAGATGATTTAATCGTGAAAGTAGATGAACTCACAAG TGAACAAGAAATATTACGCGAAGAAGTTCGGGGCTTACAACAAACTAGAGAACGTTTACGGCAGAAGGTCACTACTCTTGAAGAAGAATTGAAAAAAGTTAAGGAAGAGGCAGAGGCAGCAGCAAAAGCTGCCAAAAGCGACGATGAAGAAGATGTATCATTAGCACAAAGGAAGAGGTTTACCAGAGTCGAGATGGCTAGGGTGCTTATGGAGAGAAATCAATATAAGGAACGTTTCATGGAACTTCAAGAAGCAGTTAGATGGACAGAGATGATAAGAGCAACAAAGACTGATCCTTCTAGTATATCAAGTGGAAAAGTATCTGTATGGAAGTT TTTTAGTAGTCTCTTCACAGGACCTGCGGATCGAGGAGCCTTAGTTCGTGGACCAAACACATTGCCTCATATGAGGTATAGTGCACCAACCAATCAAGTTGTCCCAGCACCGCCTCTGGATACCATGCGTAGACGTACGTTGAAAGGTCGCCATGAGTTTTTCGACCAGGGAGACACCAT ATCTTCTGAGAAACTCGTAGCAAGACGTGCAAATGAACGAAGAGAGCAATATCGTCAAGTCCGTGCACATGTTAGGAAAGAGGATGGGCGATTACATGCTTATGGTTGGAGTTTACCTGGAAAACCAAGTGCTCCAGTTAGACAACCCGTTCCTGTTCCAGTTTATTGCAGACCTTTACAGGAATCTGAACCTGGCATGAAG ATATGGTGTGGTGCTGGTGTAAACCTAAGTGGTGGTAAAACACGAGACGGTGGTTGTATGGTTGGAGGAAGTGTGTTTTATGCTGCTGAAGCTCAAGAAGTAAGTACGAACACAAAAAATGAAGTGGAAGATGCTGTTGAACATTTGGATAAGGAGCTTCAAGAGAATGAAAATCAAAGGGTCGAGGCAGAACAATTAGAGCAACATCTTAGCTCATTGGTGTGGATCTGTACATCGACTCAGAAGATGTCAAAAGTTACTGTGATAGATGCTAACAATCCAGCGGATATTTTGGAAGTCTTTAGCGTTTGTCAAGGACATTTACTTTGCATTGCAAGTGTACCTGGAGCCAAAGAGAGTGATTACACTCAAGCTATGAACGAAGATCCAGTTCAAACTGCTAATGGAGTGAATGAGAACGATAATCACGAAGTAAATACGACTTCAAATACTGAACAGAACACTCAAAAAAATAAACAGGAAACTCAAGCCTCGgtggaaaaaaacaaaaatgaatctgaaaatgtatcagaagaacaaaataatgaaaatgttaaaaaatcgGATGATGTTAATCAAAGTATTACTACTGAACCACAAAGTTCGGAAAATGTAGATAGCGAAACGATAAATTTAGGGAAGGTATACTTTGTGAAAGCTAATTTAGAGGCATCAAACTCACAACTGGATGAAAAAGAAGATGAAAATgaggagaaagaaaataaagttgAGGAAGATGCACCTATAGAAAAAATGTCTTCAATACAACCGACAATGTGGCTTGGAGCTCAGAATGGTACGGTGTTTGTTCATTCAGCTGTCGCTAAATGGTCAGTTTGTTTGCATTCAGTCAAATTGAAGGATGCCGCATTGGCTATCGT aCATGTACAAGGACGAGTTCTTGTTGCTCTTGCCGACGGAACCGTTACGTTATTTCGAAGAGGTCCAGACGGGCAATGGGATCTGTCTCAGTACCATGTGATTACTTTGGGTAGTCCACAACACTCAATTAGGTGTATGGCTGCCGTTAGTGGTAAAACAGTATGGTGcggatatagaaataaaattcatgtaaTAGATCCAGTTTTAATGACTGTTGAG TGCACTGTGGATGCTCATCCACGGCGAGAGTCGCAAGTGAGACAATTAGCTTGGCTGGGTGAAGGAGTGTGGGTCAGCATTAGATTAGATTCAACACTAAGACTCTATCACGCTCACACTTATCAACATCTTCAGGATGTTGATATTGAACCTTATGTTAGCAAAATGCTTGGAACTGGGAAACTTGGCTTCTCATTTGTAAGAATTACTGCATTACTCATTTCCTCCAACAGGCTGTGGATCGGCACAGGAAACGGAGTAATAATCTCTGTTCCTTTATCTGAAA GTGCTGGTGGATCAATGGCAGTATCCAGAGTTCAAGTAGGAAATGCTAAAGGTGATGCACCGGGCGTTGGTATCAGAATTTTTGCCTCGGATCGTGGTGTTACGCCCGGTAGTTACATACCTTATTGCAGTATGGCTCATGCTCAACTTAGCTTTCATggacatagagatgcagtaaaAATGTTCGTTGCAGTGCCTG GTCATGGTGGTCAAAGTGCAGTGTCAGATGGTTCTCAACCGGCAATGCTTGTTCTTTCAGGTGGTGAAGGCTATATAGATTTCAGAGTTG GTGATGGAGAAGACACAGAAGATACTATGGAACGATCTAACAGTGCTATTGCTGCAAATGCTGAAGAACATGGAGAACAAAGTCATCTAATCGTATGGCAAGTGCAATGTCCTTTACCAGTGCCAATGAATGGCTAG
- the LOC126915338 gene encoding JNK-interacting protein 3 isoform X1 encodes MSQIEMDQETVYGTHEDSHVVMSEKVQSLAGSIYQEFEKMIARYDEDVVKDLMPLLVNVLECLDISYTENQEREVELELLREDNEQLVTQYEREKQLRKASDQKLLELEDVAEDERKELLSKIDSLESIVRMLELKTKNSHDHVVRLEEKEAELKREYTRLHERYTELFKTHVDYMERTKMLVGSTERLENSSSGRGPSRLPSLGLTHMSRSSGPLSYGFQSLEASINAEDVDQESPPNVVSNLRTEMLDSSSEAAIETSDKSQLTDKPVQANKTTAISRHESPETEIPPPLVTPTSPTVEKLATSGGRSRTEREQRSGNTLYQELSFQDADALGEMDEGADITGSWVHPGEYASSVNDNFFGMGKEVENLIMENNELLATKNALNIVKDDLIVKVDELTSEQEILREEVRGLQQTRERLRQKVTTLEEELKKVKEEAEAAAKAAKSDDEEDVSLAQRKRFTRVEMARVLMERNQYKERFMELQEAVRWTEMIRATKTDPSSISSGKVSVWKFFSSLFTGPADRGALVRGPNTLPHMRYSAPTNQVVPAPPLDTMRRRTLKGRHEFFDQGDTIDTWLFWFSVGCLLASRSSEKLVARRANERREQYRQVRAHVRKEDGRLHAYGWSLPGKPSAPVRQPVPVPVYCRPLQESEPGMKIWCGAGVNLSGGKTRDGGCMVGGSVFYAAEAQEVSTNTKNEVEDAVEHLDKELQENENQRVEAEQLEQHLSSLVWICTSTQKMSKVTVIDANNPADILEVFSVCQGHLLCIASVPGAKESDYTQAMNEDPVQTANGVNENDNHEVNTTSNTEQNTQKNKQETQASVEKNKNESENVSEEQNNENVKKSDDVNQSITTEPQSSENVDSETINLGKVYFVKANLEASNSQLDEKEDENEEKENKVEEDAPIEKMSSIQPTMWLGAQNGTVFVHSAVAKWSVCLHSVKLKDAALAIVHVQGRVLVALADGTVTLFRRGPDGQWDLSQYHVITLGSPQHSIRCMAAVSGKTVWCGYRNKIHVIDPVLMTVECTVDAHPRRESQVRQLAWLGEGVWVSIRLDSTLRLYHAHTYQHLQDVDIEPYVSKMLGTGKLGFSFVRITALLISSNRLWIGTGNGVIISVPLSENVCKTGAGGSMAVSRVQVGNAKGDAPGVGIRIFASDRGVTPGSYIPYCSMAHAQLSFHGHRDAVKMFVAVPGHGGQSAVSDGSQPAMLVLSGGEGYIDFRVGDGEDTEDTMERSNSAIAANAEEHGEQSHLIVWQVQCPLPVPMNG; translated from the exons ATGAGTCAAATAGAGATGGATCAAGAAACTGTGTATGGGACCCATGAGGATAGTCATGTGGTCATGTCAGAGAAAGTGCAATCTCTGGCTGGTAGTATTTATCAAGAATTTGAAAAAATGATAGCACGTTATGACGAAGATGTGGTCAAGGACCTAATGCCCCTCCTAGTCAATGTCTTAGAATGTCTAGACATATCTTATACTGAAAACCAAGAGCGTGAAGTTGAATTAGAGTTATTAAGGGAAGACAATGAACAACTTGTTACACAATATGAAAGGGAAAAACAATTAAGAAAAGCATCTGATCAG AAATTGCTGGAGCTTGAAGATGTAGCAGAAGATGAAAGAAAAGAACTTTTATCAAAAATTGATAGTTTGGAATCAATTGTAAGAATGCTGGAATTGAAAACAAAGAATTCACATGATCACG tTGTTCGTcttgaagaaaaagaagctgAATTGAAACGTGAATATACTCGACTACATGAGAGATATACGGAACTATTTAAAACGCATGTAGATTATATGGAAAGGACAAAGATGTTAGTTGGAAGTACAGAGAGATTAGAAAATTCATCTAGTGGTCGTGGTCCATCTCGTTTACCATCTCTTGGCTTAACTCACATGTCTCGAAGTTCTGGACCATTGAGTTATGGCTTTCAGAGCTTAGAAGCTAGCATAAATGCAGAAGATGTTGACCAGGAAAGTCCACCAAATGTTGTTTCTAATTTAAGAACTGAAATGTTGGACAGTAGCAGTGAAGCTGCTATTGAAACATCTGATAAAAGTCAATTAACAGATAAACCAGTACAAGCAAACAAAACAACTGCAATTTCTAGAC ATGAAAGTCCAGAAACTGAAATACCTCCACCTTTGGTTACACCGACATCACCGACTGTAGAAAAGTTAGCTACTTCTGGTGGAAGAAGCAGAACAGAAAGAGAACAACGAAGTGGTAACACATTGTACCAGGAACTCAGTTTTCAAGATGCTGATGCATTGGGTGAAATGGATGAAGGAGCAGATATTACTG GTAGTTGGGTACATCCTGGGGAATATGCCTCGTCGG TCAATGACAACTTCTTTG ggATGGGAAAAGAAGTGGAAAACCTTATTATGGAAAACAATGAATTGCTAGCTACAAA AAATGCGCTTAACATTGTAAAAGATGATTTAATCGTGAAAGTAGATGAACTCACAAG TGAACAAGAAATATTACGCGAAGAAGTTCGGGGCTTACAACAAACTAGAGAACGTTTACGGCAGAAGGTCACTACTCTTGAAGAAGAATTGAAAAAAGTTAAGGAAGAGGCAGAGGCAGCAGCAAAAGCTGCCAAAAGCGACGATGAAGAAGATGTATCATTAGCACAAAGGAAGAGGTTTACCAGAGTCGAGATGGCTAGGGTGCTTATGGAGAGAAATCAATATAAGGAACGTTTCATGGAACTTCAAGAAGCAGTTAGATGGACAGAGATGATAAGAGCAACAAAGACTGATCCTTCTAGTATATCAAGTGGAAAAGTATCTGTATGGAAGTT TTTTAGTAGTCTCTTCACAGGACCTGCGGATCGAGGAGCCTTAGTTCGTGGACCAAACACATTGCCTCATATGAGGTATAGTGCACCAACCAATCAAGTTGTCCCAGCACCGCCTCTGGATACCATGCGTAGACGTACGTTGAAAGGTCGCCATGAGTTTTTCGACCAGGGAGACACCAT AGATACCTGGTTATTCTGGTTTTCGGTGGGGTGCTTATTGGCCAGCAG ATCTTCTGAGAAACTCGTAGCAAGACGTGCAAATGAACGAAGAGAGCAATATCGTCAAGTCCGTGCACATGTTAGGAAAGAGGATGGGCGATTACATGCTTATGGTTGGAGTTTACCTGGAAAACCAAGTGCTCCAGTTAGACAACCCGTTCCTGTTCCAGTTTATTGCAGACCTTTACAGGAATCTGAACCTGGCATGAAG ATATGGTGTGGTGCTGGTGTAAACCTAAGTGGTGGTAAAACACGAGACGGTGGTTGTATGGTTGGAGGAAGTGTGTTTTATGCTGCTGAAGCTCAAGAAGTAAGTACGAACACAAAAAATGAAGTGGAAGATGCTGTTGAACATTTGGATAAGGAGCTTCAAGAGAATGAAAATCAAAGGGTCGAGGCAGAACAATTAGAGCAACATCTTAGCTCATTGGTGTGGATCTGTACATCGACTCAGAAGATGTCAAAAGTTACTGTGATAGATGCTAACAATCCAGCGGATATTTTGGAAGTCTTTAGCGTTTGTCAAGGACATTTACTTTGCATTGCAAGTGTACCTGGAGCCAAAGAGAGTGATTACACTCAAGCTATGAACGAAGATCCAGTTCAAACTGCTAATGGAGTGAATGAGAACGATAATCACGAAGTAAATACGACTTCAAATACTGAACAGAACACTCAAAAAAATAAACAGGAAACTCAAGCCTCGgtggaaaaaaacaaaaatgaatctgaaaatgtatcagaagaacaaaataatgaaaatgttaaaaaatcgGATGATGTTAATCAAAGTATTACTACTGAACCACAAAGTTCGGAAAATGTAGATAGCGAAACGATAAATTTAGGGAAGGTATACTTTGTGAAAGCTAATTTAGAGGCATCAAACTCACAACTGGATGAAAAAGAAGATGAAAATgaggagaaagaaaataaagttgAGGAAGATGCACCTATAGAAAAAATGTCTTCAATACAACCGACAATGTGGCTTGGAGCTCAGAATGGTACGGTGTTTGTTCATTCAGCTGTCGCTAAATGGTCAGTTTGTTTGCATTCAGTCAAATTGAAGGATGCCGCATTGGCTATCGT aCATGTACAAGGACGAGTTCTTGTTGCTCTTGCCGACGGAACCGTTACGTTATTTCGAAGAGGTCCAGACGGGCAATGGGATCTGTCTCAGTACCATGTGATTACTTTGGGTAGTCCACAACACTCAATTAGGTGTATGGCTGCCGTTAGTGGTAAAACAGTATGGTGcggatatagaaataaaattcatgtaaTAGATCCAGTTTTAATGACTGTTGAG TGCACTGTGGATGCTCATCCACGGCGAGAGTCGCAAGTGAGACAATTAGCTTGGCTGGGTGAAGGAGTGTGGGTCAGCATTAGATTAGATTCAACACTAAGACTCTATCACGCTCACACTTATCAACATCTTCAGGATGTTGATATTGAACCTTATGTTAGCAAAATGCTTGGAACTGGGAAACTTGGCTTCTCATTTGTAAGAATTACTGCATTACTCATTTCCTCCAACAGGCTGTGGATCGGCACAGGAAACGGAGTAATAATCTCTGTTCCTTTATCTGAAA ATGTATGCAAAACAGGTGCTGGTGGATCAATGGCAGTATCCAGAGTTCAAGTAGGAAATGCTAAAGGTGATGCACCGGGCGTTGGTATCAGAATTTTTGCCTCGGATCGTGGTGTTACGCCCGGTAGTTACATACCTTATTGCAGTATGGCTCATGCTCAACTTAGCTTTCATggacatagagatgcagtaaaAATGTTCGTTGCAGTGCCTG GTCATGGTGGTCAAAGTGCAGTGTCAGATGGTTCTCAACCGGCAATGCTTGTTCTTTCAGGTGGTGAAGGCTATATAGATTTCAGAGTTG GTGATGGAGAAGACACAGAAGATACTATGGAACGATCTAACAGTGCTATTGCTGCAAATGCTGAAGAACATGGAGAACAAAGTCATCTAATCGTATGGCAAGTGCAATGTCCTTTACCAGTGCCAATGAATGGCTAG